The genome window gctatgtttttttaaagtcaGTAAATGaagctgaattaactgtttcgctgccagacaaggctctgataGCCAGCTggagcagtggtaagatgttgggactgctgtttggACAGCtatatgtaggccctaacagtttgtgggcaccgttataCTGCAATtaatgtgttgtgtagtggctttgctggcatgcattccacttttttttttgccccaccaagatttacatgctaaaatcggcaCTGTAAAcaagacacacacaaaaaaacgacTTAAAATACAAATAAGAGAAATCCTAATTGTTGTACCCCAAGAACAGCAACAAACAACACAGCCGCATTTAAGCTTATTGATATGGCATAAAAACCTGAGCTGAATTAAAGCATCTCAatgttttagagagagagagagagtcaaatcaaagtttattagtCGCATACACAGATCTGCAGATGTTATAGctggtgcagcgaaatgcttgtgtttctagatcCAACAGGGCGGGAATACAAAACAAAGTCACATctaatcgtttttttttttaacattcagAACAAGCAAtttcagagtccggaatatacactgactgtacaaaacattaaggacacctgctctttccatgacagactgaccagattAATCCAGGTGAATACTATGACATTtgcggcctgctggaggtcattttgcagggctctggcagtgctcctccttgcacaaaggcggaggtagcggtcctgctgctgggttgttgtcctcctacggcctcctccacgtgtcctgatgtactggcctgtctcctggtagcgcctccatgctctggacactacgctgacagacacagcaaaccttcttgccacagctcgcattgatgtgccatcctggatgagctgcactacctgagccacttgtgtgggttgtatgctaccactagagtgaaagcaccgccagcattcaaaagtgaccaaaacatcagccaggaagcataggaactgagaagtggtctgtggtcaccacctgcagaatcactcctttattgggggtgtcttgctaattgcctataatttccaccttttgtctattccatttgcacaacagcatgtgaaatttattgtcaatcagtgttgcttcctaagtggacagtttgatttcacagaagtgtgattgactttgagttacattgtgttgtttaagtgttccctttatttttttgagcagtatatatatatatatatatatatatatatatatatatatatatatatatatatatatatatatatattaccagtcaaagtttgtacacatctactcattcacgggtttttcttaatttgtattattttctacattgtagaatcatagtgaagacatcaaaactatgaaataacacatatggaaacatgtagtaaccaaaaaagtgttaaacaaatcaaaatatattttatatttgagattcttcaaagtagataccCTTTGCCTTAATGTCAGCTttggaggtagtcacctggaatgcatttcaattaacaggtgtgccttgttaaaagttaatttgtggaatttctttccttcttaatgcgtttgagccaatcagttgagttgtgacaaggtagtggtggtatacagaagatagccctatttggtaaaacaccaactccatattatggcaagcacagctcaaataagcaaagagacatgacagtccatcatcactttaagacatgaaggtcagtcaatcctgaaAGTGTCAAGAACTTTGTGCAGTCGGAAAAACAATCTAGCTCTGaggaaattggctctcatgaggaccgctacaggaaaggaagacccagagttatttctgctgcagaggataagttcattagagttaactgcacctctgaTTGCAGCCCACATAAATGcttcaaagttcaagtaacagacacatctcaacatcaattgttcagaggagactgcgtgaatcaggccttcatggttgaattgctgcaaagaaaccactactaaaagacactgaacggataatctccgcatgtgtgcttcccaacgtgaagcatggaggatgagGTGTGATGGTTGATTTATtaagaattcaaggtacacttaaccagcatggctaccccaGCATTCTCCAGCTatataccatcccatctggtttgagcttagagggactatcatttgtttttaacaggacaatgaccccaaaactcacctccaggctgtgtaagggttatttgaccaaggagagtgatggagtgttgcatcagatgacctgttctccacaatcacccaacctcaacccaattgagatggtttgggatgagttagaccgccgagtgaaggaaaagcaaccaacaaaaCCAGAGTTGCAAAGGAAAAGCCatgtctcagactggccaataaaaataaaatattaagatgggcaaaagaacacagatactggacagaggaactctgcctagaaggccagcatcctggagtcacctcttcactgttgacattgagactggtgttttgcgggtactatttagtgaagctgccagttgacgacttgtgaggagtctggttctcaaactagacactctaatgtacttgtcctcttgctcagttgtgcaccggagcctcccactcctctttctattctggttaggacatttctaagtgaccccaaacttttgaacggtagtgtatattttttaaaactataTCTTCCCGCTGTCTCTGAATTATTAGATAACAACCCAGCATTCACAAGGATGCAACAAACATCCTTTTTTCTTGTTATAACAATGTTTGTGTGACATTTCCCCATACATGCAGTGAAAATGTCTGCAGACAAATGTTTTTTCACAGAAAACTCTTCTTGAAATGTATGAAAATGCATTAAAAGGTGGAAATGTACCATAATAGTTTTATCAGTCAAAAACGTTGTACAGAGTACATTATACAGTAAGTTTCTCCAGTTTACAGAGTGGATCCTCCAAGACATCAGAGAGCATCTTCTTCCCTGAGTCTCCTGGTTTATTCATTTGTAGATctagctctctcaggtgtgaggggtttgacctcagagctgaagcCAAAGAGGCACAGCCTTCCCATGTGACCCAACAACATgacagcctgcagagagagaaacacctgTCATTCTGTCAGTTCTGGACACACTGAAAAACAATTTCTGATTGCTTTCCTCAACAGCACATTATTTGCCTGATGGGTGGCAACAACTTTAAAAAAGGTAAAAACATGCTACTACATTTAGTTTATCATTTGTTTTCATGCAACTTCATGGTCTCCAAGAAGGATGGCCTTACCCCAGTTTTTCCACTTTACAGTGTgtattccccagtccagcagagagcagcttcactcctgaatcctgtAGGTTATTGTGACTCAGGTGCAGCTCTCTCAGACTAGAGGAGTTTGAGCTGAGAGCTGAGGCCAGAGACCCACAGCATTTCTCAGTGAGGTTACAGCATTTCAGCCTGGGAATGAATATGAAGGTAATATTTATAGATCGTGACTGTGCAATGTTAATGTCCATCAGCAAGCTGCCTGCAAGCCTCCAGGCGGATCAGTTATAGTGCCCCTATTCTGACATTATGGAATATGCTGTAATACTTACGAAAGTCTTTCCAGTTTACAGAGTGGATCCTCCAGGACAGCAGAGAGCATCTTCACACCTGAGTCTCCTGGTTGGTTGTTggtcaggtccagctctctcagatgtgaggggtttgacctcagagctgaagccagagaagcacagctctcctctgtgactccacagcTTAACATCCTGCAGACAGAGTGGTTCGTTTGTATGATATGCATTTTCATAGGACATGATGACATTATTCATGTTCAAACATATAACTACCCAATTTAGTTTTCCTTTATCCTTTGTGAACAAGGTTTATTTCATTAAAGAACATGTATTTTAATTACACATCACCTAAGTGTTTCCAGTTTACATTGTGGTTCCTTCAGTGCAGCAGAGAGATGGTTAATTCCTGAGTCTCTTAACTTATTTCCACCTAGGtcaagctctctcaggtgtgaggggtttgtcATCAGAGCTGAAGCCAGATAATGACATCCTTCCTCTGTGGTTTTAGAGTTATACAGCCTGCAGAGGGAATCAACATAATATAATGTCCTACTGTCATCGGCATTGTAGTACACTTCATTACTCATTGAGAAGTAACTTCAAGTTTCTAAGAGCAACTGGAGAGCTGTACTTCCTCATTCTCCCTTAGGTTTCTGATCTCAGAATTAAATGCCCATGCCCAGATAtcctcaaaaaaataaaatcacAATCATTTGACCTAAATCCTGAAATTACAGACCATTCTTGAGATGTTCTAGTACTCACTTCAGTTTTTGCAATTTACACTGTGGATTTTCCAggacagcagagagcagcttcactcccgAGTCTCCTGGTTGGTTGTCAGTCAGGTCGAgttctctcaggtgtgaggggtttgacctcagagctgaagcCAGAGAAGTACAGCCCTCTTCTGTGACTCCACAACCAGAAAGgctacagatggagagagaattacatttacattttagccagttagcagacaatcttatccagagcgacttagagtTTAGATTTGAACTATCCTCATGTAAACAGCTATTAGAGATCCACGTATTGAATGACAGTTGAATGACCCAATCTTCATTCCAAGAAGACAGCcaacttaatttgatcaccctattacaggagaactttcctgcaggAAAGGTAAAACTTGTAATATATTTGAGTTTTTAAAAGGATTCTGAAGTTTATAATTTCAACTTTCCCATAaggaaaatgtatcaacccctacaaaaatgtccacaaattataatccacataattattcaaatttcctgttgctgtaggattcttttcctgctgtagcaaactggctcaaattaagatccgacatctgtatgAAACTAACCTCAGTATGTCCAGTTTacagtgtggatcctccagtaCAGTAGAGAGCAGCTTTAGCCCAGAGTCTCCAAGGATATTCCtgctcagatccagctctctcaggtgtgaggagTTTGACCTTAGAGCTGaagccagagaagcacagccaaCCTTTGTGGTACCACAGCTCTTCAGCCTGCAATGGGAAAAATACTCAGCTCTATACACAACTGGACATTTAAAATAGTTgaatcatttcacatttccaaaaacaaaagTAATTATATATTTCCACTCTGAGAGATGCCCTTACCTCAGTGTCTTCAATTTACAACCTGGACTCTTCAATCcatcagagagcagcttcactcctggaTCCTGCAGTTTATTGtcactcaggtccagctctctcagtgAAGAAGAGTTCGATCTGAGAGCTGAAGCCAAAGACTTACAGCATCTTTCAGTCAAGTTACAATCTTTCAGGCTggaataaataataaaacaacaCATTTGGTCCACAAACAGGGTAAAGACTACAAAGACCATGAGGAAATTATGAAAATGTGTCCATAAATACTCACATTGCTGTTCTGGTGGCTTTAACCACTGGTAGCAGCCTAAGAAGACCCTCCTCTGATCTGAAATACTTTCTCAGTTCGAACACATCCTGCTTCTCCACTGAAGTCAGCAAAACAAAGACCAGAGCGGACCACTGTGCAGGTGACAGTTCAGCTTTTGAGAGACTTCCTGAGCTCAGATAGCTTTGaatctcctccactagagaaatgtcattcagttcattcagacagtggaacaggtTGATGCACCTCTCTGGAGAGGGATTCTTCCTGATCTTCATCTTTATGTACTTGGCTGTTTCCTCACTGCTTTGGGACTTGCTTTCTGTTTGTGACAGTAAGCCTTGTAAGAGAGTTTGATTGGACTCCAGCGATAGGCCCAGAAGGAAACGGAGGAACAGGTCCAGGTGTCCATTCATACTTTGTAAGGCCTTGTCCACTGCACTTTTGTGTAGAAACAATGCAGGTGTTTCTCCTGACATTGTCTTAATATTTACACCTTGAGAGAGAAGATTTACATTGCTGTTTTTGAATGTGAGAAACACATACAAAGCAGCTAAAAACTCCTGAATGCTAAGATGTACAAAGCAGTATACCTTCCCCTGGCACAGCCCTTTCTCCTCTCTAAAGATCTGTGTGCACACTCCTGAGTACACGGATGCTTCTGTGACATCAATGCCACATCCTCTTAGGTCTTCCTCGTAGAAGATCAGATTACCTTTTTCCAGCTGTTGATAAGCCAGTTTCCCCAGTTTCATTATCATTAATGTATTCCAGTGGTGATCATTGTAATCTTCTCCTAGATACTTTTTACTACTCTGTTTGGTCTGAAAGATCAGGAAGTGTGTGCACATTTGAGTCAGAGTCTTGGGgatctctctactctctgcttCACCCAACATTCTCTCTAGAACAGTGGCTGAAACCCAACAGAAAACTGGTATGTGGCACATGATGTAGAGACTCTTTGAGGATTTAatgtgtgagatgattctgctggccaggttctcatcactgaatctcttcctgaagtactcctccttctgtgggtcattgaaccctcgtacctctgtcacctggtcaacacactcaggagggatctgattggctgctgcaggtcgggAGGTTGTCCAGAGAAGCGCAGAGGGTAACAGATTCCCTTTAATAAGGTTTGTCAGCAGCACATCGACTGAGGTTGACTCTGAGACATCAAAACAGGTCTTATTGTTCTGGAAGTCAAGAGGGAGTCGacactcatccagaccatcaaatACAAACAGGACTTTGCACTCATCATAGTTAATCATTTTGGATTCTTTAATTTCCATGAAAAAAGATTGTAAAAGTTCCATCAAACTGCATCTCTCCGTCCTCCTCAAATTCAGCTCACGAAAAGGAAGTGGAAATATGAACTGAATATCCTTATTGGCTTTTCCTTCGGCCCAGTCCAGAATAAACTTCTGCACGGAAATGGTCtttccaatgccagcgactccctttgtcaACACAGCTTTTATATGCCTGTCTTGTCCAGGTAAGGGTTTAAAGATGTCATTACATTTGATTGGTGTATCTTGTGTTGCTGGTCTCCTGGATGCTGCCTCAATCTGTATTATCTCATGGTCATTATTGACCTTTCCACTTCCACCTTCAGTGATATAAATCTCTGTGTAGATGTCATTGAGAAGTGTAGGGTTTCCTTGCTGTGCTAGTCCCTCAAAAACACACTGAAATCTCTTCTTCAGAGTTGATTTGAGCTTCTCTTGAATTTCTGCCTCAGCACTGACATTTTGGTGCCTGGGAAAATGACATAAAATGTTTAAACATTTTGTATCAAAGGAGGAACAAATGGAAACTGAATTTCTACAGTTATGAAGACCTGAGACAATGTGGTCTCCAAGTGATATGAAGCCGTAGAAACAGCAGACACTCACATTTTCTGATCTACGGGTAAGACATTCGCTCCTTCATATGGCTCCATGGACACAGTGCAGGAAGGAGGACAGTCCTGTATCTGCTGAGGGAGTGGAGGGACCCTGTAAAAACAAACTTTTACATCTTTACAAAGAACAAGAAGTCATGGGTGCGTGTTTATGAGTTTTGTTTTAAAGAAACCTTGAACTCTAAATATTGTAATAACCTTTTATTTGACATAAGTGGTTCATTACTGAACCTCATTGGCAGGTCCATAGACTTGTCACTCTTCATAGACAAACAGCTGGGTACAGGAGACACTGGTCTCTCTTGTTGGATCCTGACAAAAAACAAGGAAATTATATTTAGTTGGGCTAAGGAAGAAACCGTCAAAATTGTTGTTGAGGAGTAAttataatgtacagtaccagtcaaaagtttggacacacctagagTACTCGTtccaggttttttctttatttttttactattttctacattgtagaataatactgaagacatcaaaactacgaaataacacatatggaatcatagtaatgaaaaaagtgttaaacaaatctaaatatatttgagattcttcaaagtagccaccctttgccttgacagctttgcacacttgtcattctctcaaccaggttcatgaggtagtcacctggaatggtagtcacctggaatttatttccttcttaattggATCGgcccctttaaaaaaatgttttgcctaaaatgtcatacccaaatctaacggcctgtagctcaggccctgaagcaaggatatgcatattcttggtaccatttgaaaggaaacactttgaagtttgtagaaatgtgaaaggaatgtaggagaatataacacattagatctggtaaaagataatacgaagaaaaaaccaaccgttcttttgtgtgcttttaccatcatctttgaaatgcaagagaaaggccataatgtattattccagcccaggtgccaCTGGgcttggccactagatggcagcagtgtatgtgaaagTTTTAgaatgatccaatgaaccattgcatttctgttcaaaatgtatcaagactgcccaaatgtgcttaattagtttattaataacttctcatgttcaaaattgtacactctcctcaaacaatagcatggtattctttcactgtcatagctactgttaattggacagtgcagttagattaacaagaatgtaagctttctgccattatcagatatgtctatgtcctgggaaatgttcttgttacttacaacttcAGGCTGATCGCATTAG of Salvelinus fontinalis isolate EN_2023a chromosome 12, ASM2944872v1, whole genome shotgun sequence contains these proteins:
- the LOC129866979 gene encoding NACHT, LRR and PYD domains-containing protein 12-like, with amino-acid sequence MSLSAEREEGYSFSKNIVSGEKEEQERPVSPVPSCVSMKSDMSIDAPYNFSKEPLSSEQGVHQERPASPVTSCVSMKSGQSMGPPINFSSEQGIQQERPVSPVPSCLSMKSDKSMDLPMRFSNEPLMSNKRVPPLPQQIQDCPPSCTVSMEPYEGANVLPVDQKMHQNVSAEAEIQEKLKSTLKKRFQCVFEGLAQQGNPTLLNDIYTEIYITEGGSGKVNNDHEIIQIEAASRRPATQDTPIKCNDIFKPLPGQDRHIKAVLTKGVAGIGKTISVQKFILDWAEGKANKDIQFIFPLPFRELNLRRTERCSLMELLQSFFMEIKESKMINYDECKVLFVFDGLDECRLPLDFQNNKTCFDVSESTSVDVLLTNLIKGNLLPSALLWTTSRPAAANQIPPECVDQVTEVRGFNDPQKEEYFRKRFSDENLASRIISHIKSSKSLYIMCHIPVFCWVSATVLERMLGEAESREIPKTLTQMCTHFLIFQTKQSSKKYLGEDYNDHHWNTLMIMKLGKLAYQQLEKGNLIFYEEDLRGCGIDVTEASVYSGVCTQIFREEKGLCQGKVYCFVHLSIQEFLAALYVFLTFKNSNVNLLSQGVNIKTMSGETPALFLHKSAVDKALQSMNGHLDLFLRFLLGLSLESNQTLLQGLLSQTESKSQSSEETAKYIKMKIRKNPSPERCINLFHCLNELNDISLVEEIQSYLSSGSLSKAELSPAQWSALVFVLLTSVEKQDVFELRKYFRSEEGLLRLLPVVKATRTAILKDCNLTERCCKSLASALRSNSSSLRELDLSDNKLQDPGVKLLSDGLKSPGCKLKTLRLKSCGTTKVGCASLASALRSNSSHLRELDLSRNILGDSGLKLLSTVLEDPHCKLDILSLSGCGVTEEGCTSLASALRSNPSHLRELDLTDNQPGDSGVKLLSAVLENPQCKLQKLKLYNSKTTEEGCHYLASALMTNPSHLRELDLGGNKLRDSGINHLSAALKEPQCKLETLRMLSCGVTEESCASLASALRSNPSHLRELDLTNNQPGDSGVKMLSAVLEDPLCKLERLSLKCCNLTEKCCGSLASALSSNSSSLRELHLSHNNLQDSGVKLLSAGLGNTHCKVEKLGLSCCWVTWEGCASLASALRSNPSHLRELDLQMNKPGDSGKKMLSDVLEDPLCKLEKLTV